TATACCTCATGTCATGCCACCATCCCATGCCCACAAGAGGCTAATTTAGCCCCCAATGGGACATGGGATCAGTAGGCatgaacatttaaacataagGAACCGTTcttagtaaaataaaacataaacacttTGTTTTGTGTGGAGAAAGgccacagccaagtttattaaacAGCATCTGTAATTACTCCATTAACATTCACTGCTTAAATTAACAGTAATAACCAAGCCCAGCTCCGTACAATTGCAGAGCTTGCCATTCAGTGTATATATGAGCCCCGCCATGGTATCggccaggagccaattaacattttaaacatccGCCATTAATGAATCCATTTATTATGAACCATATAATTggctgtgacattttttttttttttttttttaaatttatataacttgagggtgggtgggtggggaAATTCTTCTGAAGCTATCCCCAGGCTGCGCTGACACGGGTGCTGCGAGGGGGGGCTCTATATATAACTTATTTTCGCGGGCTTTCCGCCAGCAGGGGGCCCTCCAATCACATACCTGCTGGCCCAGCTGtgaatttaaagctataggatgccctgaaattaaacttttataaCTAAACTTATATAATGATATGAATGTATCTGGGATCTGAGCCCATATACCTCATGTCATGCCACCATCCCATGCCCACAAGAGGCTAATTTAGCCCCCAATGGGACATGGGATCAGTAGGCatgaacatttaaacataagGAACCGTTcttagtaaaataaaacataaacacttTGTTTTGTGTGGAGAAAGgccacagccaagtttattaaacAGCATCTGTAATTACTCCATTAACATTCACTGCTTAAATTAACAGTAATAACCAAGCCCAGCTCCGTACAATTGCAGAGCTTGCCATTCAGTGTATATATGAGCCCCGCCATGGTATCggccaggagccaattaacattttaaacatccGCCACGCCAAGACCAGTTAAAACCTTAACTTGGGCTTGGCCCCCCTCCACAAAACAAGGCTTTTTCCACTGCATTTTGCAGTCCAACATTGAAAATATCCAATCCTATTTCTGACAAGTGGACCTTGTCCTCTCTAAACAATCCTTCAAAACCATTCTCTAACTCATGGTGTCTGTATACAGTTATGTTCAACTTGCCTGCAAACTTGGCAATTGAATGGTTAATTTTACGTCTGCATTTCTCAAGTGGTTTTAATAGTTGGGATTGCCAGCACAGCCGAGGGACAATTTCAGACCAAATCAAATAAACATCAGgcataaataaagaaatttggCACAAATCTTGTTTTATGGACTTAAtcaattggattgtttttatAAACCCTATATCATTTCCACCTAAATGTATCACAATCACCTTAGGGTATCCCCATGTTTTTAACATCACTGTTAGAGTTTGGAAGAGCTTCTCCCATCTCATGCCCCTAATACCATTCCATATTACTTTGTACTTTTTATCTGAAAGGTATAAATTTGCTGCACCCTTCCGGATCTGTGCTCTCAGCTCTGCCCAGTGTACATAAGAATGtcctaaaatccaaattttctgaATGTCGCCTGTAAAACAATTGTAAATGTCAATGACAAAACCTCATAACAGAGAAATTAGACCATTGTAGGTCTCACGTATAACCTGTAGCGATTTGATTTCCACCGTCCTATCTTCTTTATTGATTGTTCACTTAGTCCCCAAAGGGCTGCCTGCGTTGCTGCCCCGATCCTAAAGGAGTGTGAGCGGTATTTCTTATCTGCTAAACCAAGGGTTTCAAAACAAAAACTGAGAATTCTGGTGAATTGGAATTTcgataaaaattgcaaattttcatgtATGAACAATGGGCCTTCAACTGTCGGCCGTCTTTCAATGAAATTCTTGTAATTGGTAACTGGGCACATTAAGGGGTCAACAAACTGACCTAACCAAATTAAACAACCTCTTGCTTCTTGGTCAGTTTTGGAAGAACGTATGTTAATACGCAATCTTCCATTTATTAACTGGatgtcattttgaaaaataccTCCAGGCCTAAATTTGGATGGGGAAACCACCTCGCTAAGCCTTAGTGCAGCAAAATATGACAAAGAAAAAAACCAATCTGAATAAAGACGTCTCGTATTCATTTCTACAAACTTGCGGCAGCACCAACATCAGTTTGTTCAGCACTGTTACAGTAATAGGTTGTCTATCATCTTTTCTGGCATTATGACGGGCTAaccctttaattatttgttgcACCATCGGGTTCTTTGTTACATTAGCTGGTAACAGTAATTTAGCCCAAAAGGAAACTCCTGCTAATTTCTTCTTGATAGAAGCTATGGACTGCCCATTCTGGCTACAttccaaaatgaaaataattaagagATCCTCTTCACTTAAATTAAACTTATTTTGGCACTTAAATTGTTGCCATTCCGACCAAGATGATTTATAATCCACCCAAGTTTTATAAGCCACAGAGCCTTGTAAAATGGCTATCACATTGGATATATCAGGTTCCAAAGGTGAGTCGGATAAGGGGTCCCAACCGCGCTCGCTTGTTCCTCTAGTTGCCAAAAAATATCGAACTGCATACGAGATAGAGAATCAGCAGTTCGGTTAACTAGACCTGGAATATGCTTAGCCTTTATCATTATATTGTGTTTAAGGGCTCTGAGAACTAACTGGCGTAATAGGTTTAATACTGGTGGTGATGAAgatgttaaattatttattacatgtaCCACTCCAAGGTTGTCACAGTGAATAACTATTTTCCTATTTGCCAAATTTGGGCCCCAAATATCAATTGCTGCTAGGACAGGAAAAAATTCCAACAGGACTATATTTTTAGTTAATCCTGAAGAAATCCAATCTTCTGGCCATGTTCCCACGCACCACTGGTTTTGGAAGAATATTCCAAAACCAGTTGATGCTGCGGCATCAGTATACAACTGCAGGGCCTCATTGTCTATGAATTCCTCTTGCCAACATGTCTTTCCGTTATATTGTTCTAAAAATTGTTGCCAAATTCGCAAATCATCTTTCACTTCAGATGTGATGCGAATATGCCAGTTAGGCTTAGTCACTCCAACAGTCAATGAGGACAAACGCTTTAAAAACACTCTACCTATTGGCATTATTCTGGTGGCAAAGTTTAAATGACCAATAAGGCTCTGCAGCTGTTTCAGCTTCATTTTTGTGGCTGATAAGGCATTAGCAAGCAATATTCTCAATTTTACTATTTTATCAGATGGCAACCTACTCTCCATATTAACTGAATCCAATTCAATACCCAAAAAGGTTATAACTGTTTCTGGGCCGACAGTCTTTTCTGGGGCCAAAGGGACCCCAAATTCCTGTGCTATCCACATAAAAGTATGTAGAAGTCTTTTACAAGTGTCTGTCCCCTGGGGTCCCATAAATAAAAAatcgtccagataatggatgACGAACTGGGACCCAGATTCTGTTTTTAAGGTCCActccaaaaaagttgcaaaagactcaaaataaaaacatgaaagggAGCACCCCATGGGCAGACACCTGTCAAAGAAGAACTTGCCATCAAAGTGGAAtcctaataaatgaaaacagtCTGGGTGTATAGGAAGAAGACGAAAGGCAGATTGTATGTCGCATTTTGCCATCAATGTGCCTTTACCGCAGATGCGTAATAGTTTAATGGCTTCTTCCACTGAGGAATATGATACCGTGCAAAGCTCAATATCAATGCCCTCATTCACCGAGTTCCCTGATGGAAAAGACAAGTGGTGTATTATCCTAAAAGTACCCGGCTCCTTTTTGGGTACTACACCTAATGGtgaaactttgaatttttcaaaagGAAACTCGCTGAAAGGACCCATGATTCTCCCCAGAGACAACTCCTTAGAGAGCTTGTCTCTGACAACCTGAGGGTGATTGTAAACAGATTGTAAATTGTCGGTAACTGATACTGATGGCTGAATTCTAAACGTTGGAATCCAAAATCCAAACTGAAAACCGAACTTAATTAGATCCGCTTTCAATTTGTTTGGATACCTGCTTAGCCAAGGCAACATTTTTGCTAAATTCACCGGCGATGTTGCCTTTGGccatctgttcttttgtattgGTTTTGCTGTTGGCGGAGAATTTTCGTATGCAGCGAAAGGCTGGGTGATTGCCTGCGCAGTGAGAACACTCGTGTTTGTACCTACATGAGTTTTGAAATTTGCATATGGTCTCGTTGAATGCCCAACATGTGTTGGGTTTTGGTGGTACTTGACGGGATGTGGATGGAAATGCCGGCTTTGGTGCCAACATTCCCATCCAAAGGTCCACATCCTTTTGTCCCCATGACAACCCTGGGTGTACCGCTAACTTCTGACGAAAACGATCATCATAGATGAACCATATGTGCGGTAAGCTTCCAAAATGATGTCAaggtatttaaataaatgaatggggATAGTTGAGGTTTACTAGAACATAGAACATTGGCAAATATGCAAAACGCTTGTAGCCAATTGCTAAATGTTCTTGGGACTGGGCGTCTACGGATTTCTTCGCTATCTCCTTTCTTATCAGATTTAAGGAACTCCTTGTAGGCTGGTAACAATGAGAGAATATCTATATAATCACCCTTTACTATCTTGTCCTTCACTGAGGTGGACAAATGTAAACCTAATGGGGTTGGCTGACATGTCACTATATCCCTTAAACTGGTTTCTGCCACTCCAGGGGGCAACCCTCCTTCTTGCCTATTGACTCTTTCCTGCATATTATCAAATACATCTGATAAACATGTTAAAGCATTTTTCAGTGCATTCATTTCAGTAGCATAATTACCTGCTTGCTGAATGGAGGGTCCTGGTTGTTCCCTGCTCACACTGCCTGTGTCACTCGGTGCCTGCTGGAAAGAGAATAGGGGAGGGGAAGACATAACAGGCAGCGTTTTATTAAACATTCCACTGGACTCAGTGGGCTGGAAAAACTCCCCCTGCACAGCCTGACTAGTGCTAGCCATAGGCGGGGACATCGCTGGCCACGCGTTCCTGCTGTTAACAGTCTTTATTGCAGCCTTCTTTGTCTTTGCTGCATATCTCTGTGTGGAACACTTCAGAGCCAGCTTTCTCTTCACAGTGGGTCTGCCTAACGGACTGGGGGCGTCTTCTGAATCAGGAGTAGCCGCCTCCTCCACGTCCTCATTGGTGTGCAACGCAATGCCTGTCTGCTGCATCATTCGGCTCAGTTCTTCCGGCCGTGCTGTCTGTATCCAGCTCATTATGCGCTCCCTATCAGTCGGAGCAAGTCCCACAGCCTGTCTATTGCTGCTCCCTGGTGCTGACATCTTCCCAGCGACGAGCAGGTCAGAGGTGAAATTCTTCTGAAGCTATCCCCAGGCTGCGCTGACACGGGTGCTGCGAGGGGGGGCTCTATATATAACTTATTTTCGCGGGCTTTCCGCCAGCAGGGGGCCCTCCAATCACATACCTGCTGGCCCAGCTGtgaatttaaagctataggatgccctgaaattaaacttttataaCTAAACTTATATAATGATATGAATGTATCTGGGATCTGAGCCCATATACCTCATGTCATGCCACCATCCCATGCCCACAAGAGGCTAATTTAGCCCCCAATGGGACATTATAATGAATTTAATAAAGTAGGGTATTGCACGTGTTTCCAGGTCAGGCAGATATGAGCTTTATTCTCCAGGAATGCTGGATATTGTTCTACAGGTTGTATTTCCTAGGATAAATCCTAGTCTGGCGCAGCCTCAGAGCCTGTGATCCTAGAGGCAATTTCTTTGTTAGAGAACCTATTGTGCCCTATAGAAACATATTCTAATCTGTTTAgccaagtaaaaatgtatattatgtatatatgtatattatgttctcctttaatctgtggGAAAGAAGTGATATCTGCTCAGGTGCTTGACTGAATAGTTTCCTTATCTCAGCAGTGTCCTTTTTCTTCTTCAGATctgaaaggttaaagggatactgtcatgggaattctgcactgaaatccatttctcaaaagagcaaacagatttttttatattcaattttgaaatctgacatggggctagacatattgtcagtttcccagctgccccatgtcatgtgacttgtgctctgataaacttcaatcactctttactgctgtactgcaagttggagtgaaatcagccccctccctttttccccccagcagccaaacaacagaacaatgggaaggtaaccagatagcagctccctaacacaagataacagctgcctggtagatctaagaacagcactcaatagtaaaatccaggtcccactgagacacattcagttacattgagaaggaaaaacagcagcctgccagaaagcatttctctcctaaagtgcaggcacaagtcacatgacctggggcagctgggaaattgacaatatgtctagccccatgtcagatttcaaaattgaatataaaaaaatctgtttgctcttttgagaaatggatttcagtgcagaattctgctggagcagcactattaactgattcattttgaaaaaaagttttttcccatgaaagtttCACATTGACATATAAAGTGTCACATGTATATAAAACAACTGCAAAACCGTTACTACAAGATTTATCACTGGGGCCTCGGTTGACTTTGCATGACGCTGCTCCATATCTTCTATATTTCTAATCTGCTTTAGTGGAGATTTTAGTTGCTGTTTGATAATAGAGAGAGACATTGCAGGCGCCAAagacatacaggcaggttatttGTCTCCTGATGAAATTGACTCTAGTATGTGTCAATATGATCGGGACCTGAGATTGGAAGCTTCCATTGGGCTCCAACTGACGTGAATGATGAagtatctctgtaaagtgctgcagaatatgtcagaactctataaataaaggacaataataaAAATTCCCAGTCACTCAGAGGTATTGGTGTGACACCCCTTTATATCAATTTCTGCAGTGAGTCTGGAAAGAAGAATTAATGAAGACAGGAGTGTGTATAACCCTTATTGTTTCTTGGCTTTAATTCCTTGAGTTAGACTAGTGATTGTTACTGTTCCATTGTGTGGCCTCTATGACTTCTTAGGGGTCAGTCCAGAAACATAAGAATTTCACAGTAAAAGGTTTCACTGGTCGTTTTAGATGGTTCTGACCCTGGTCTGCTGGAGATGTTTTATTTCCTCCAGATTCAGACAGAGAATCCAGTGAAAGGGAATGACCCTGCTCCATAGTACAGGTATTCTGTATGTGTCCTTTCCTCCTGATGCCCAGGAGATCCGAGAACTGTTCCCTGATGAGTTCAGCCTGTAGTAATTGATGATCCAAACAAACACTGTTATAAAAGCAGAGATAAGCTGCTCTGAAAGGTAAAACTGACCTAGAGATGTATAATCTTGTGCAATAGTTCTCCAAGTTGTATCACTGTGTGTAATGTGCCGTGGAGCTGTTTGGCCGAACTAATAACAGTATAGGAAGCACATACAGGGTCCATCTATATTGAGATTGGTGTAATGCTATGCTTGAAGCACATAAgtgcataataaataaagtaaattttgtGTTCATTTCGGTGTTGCaccagggctcatttataaaaacaagttCAATTTACATCCGCTTGCATGTTGGTCAGAAAGGCAAACACACTTCTTTTTACTCACCTCGCACCAAAATACCTTTGCTGAATAAAGTGCACAGTAGAAGTGCAAAGAAACCAAGGAATTAACACCTCCTACGAGGAGAGATCTCATCCACGGCTTCTCTTCACAAGTTGCTTCTACATATGTAGCTGACTTGAgtcttggagaaaaaaaaaccttgagattTGTCCAAATGGGCAGCTGAATCCAGtttcataaataaccctctttaaTTGCCTCGGACAGGAATCATGCGGTGCAGGATTTGGCACTAAGGGAACACAGATCATGTATAGGAAGCATAAGgctctcattagtgatgggcgaatttattcggcaggcgcaaattcgtggaacgcccgtgaaaattcgcccaaaaaaaggacgccggcgtcaaaaatgggacgccggtgccgtttcgctgttttgcgaatttcgcgggaaattcacaaattttccggcgaaccgaaacgccgcaaattcgccatcactagctCTCATCATACAGAACCTGAGCTAGACTTTGTGCACAATAAGATCTACAGGCAGCTGAGCTTGTACATCGTGTGATTAGCCCTCTGTATTATAATACCTCCAGACAAACCACTATACTCTGTATGTCATCAGACTTTCCCAGAAAAGGCCACGTACATTAACAAGTGTAACTTGAAGGAGGGTTTATTTTTTGTAAAGGAAGGTGACTCCTTGGATGTCCATCCCATTTCAGCTGCTCAAAATGTCCTCAATGCCCTTATACACTTTTAACTTATGCCTCTTCTTCAATCAGGAGAGGAGGTGCTGGGCTACTGGATTTGGTGATTAGAAAGTTCCATCCTGCATAATTTATTAACCTCAGCTTTATATGCAAAATCAGCATGGATTATGATCTACATTGTTTATCGTAACAGGTACctgcagccaggcccggatttgtgaataGGCCACCAAGGACCGGacttagggcggcaggattttatgaGGTGGCTGCCCAAccgcacccacattggttcagaaacactgggggatgcgcaggagatccgttttttcaatttcccctccaccaatccccattgctctggtcccaatgaagAAAATGGAAGCGAATAAAAGGAGGGGATGGGGCGACAAACGACATCGGGCCTAGGCACTCCAAATACGTAAATCCCTGTAGCTGACTACAGCAGCATTcttgtctagtgatgggcaaatttgtcccgtttcacccaaaaatgtgtgaatttcccacgCCGGTGACAATTTTGATACCGGCATCAATttgacgcctggcgaataaattgcccatcactagacttgTCTCCTTTATATATGAGTAAACCCCAGTGTTCAATGTCCAGGTCGCATGGACATGTCAGCTCCATGTGCAACACCTGTATGTAGCTGCCCCAAAGCGATGGTGGTTTTATTCATATATTGCTCTTGCTTTATTCTTTAAAACGAGTGTTATGTACATTATTATCAGAATTTATcatctaaaacttttttttgttgttaatatgttttattgtttgcaaatgacttccttttcctcCCACCATGTTTATTTGTGTCTCTCCGAGTTCTGCGGTTTGTTGTGTTTCCTTGTGAGCGTTTCCTAATGTATTAGGGGAATGTTGCAATAACCAGTGGCACATTATTACCTCCAAACAATCAAGCTGCCATTTTTATATGatacttaatatttaaatgacacCTCGCTGCATCTGCTGACGATTGATGTAACGGCGCTAGTTTATGAGTCAACATAGATTTAATCAGTAGAAAGTATAAAATCTGATGAGAGACGTATAACACAGTGGCAGGGGATGGCCAGTTAAAGCCGTAGCTCTGTGCCATTAAGATGCTGTTTTAGATACAACTGAACACATACATCATATTTATTCCTGGAGCTCCTGTATATGTTTATCTTTATGCACACGCAGGGTATTCTTAGAGTCTTGAGTCGTtttatgtttctaaaatagtaaGAAAATGCAGATATCACGAGACTAAATCCATTTGTTTTGTAAGGTGCAGGAGATGCTATAGATGTCCAAAATGCAAATAACTTGTTGCCACAAACCATATAAATCAGTAATAGCTCAATCCGACAGTGATCTGGGTTTGCCACGTCCAGAAAAGCGGTATCATGTAGAAAAagaagatttcactggagagcttttttagtgaaacatgtttcggacctctagggtcctctagggtccttcttctggtgcaccagaagaaggaccctagaggtccgaaacatgtagtgcttaaatgcatcttgaataaacatcttcactgtttcactaaaaaagctCTCCAGATGCTATAGATGCAAGTTATGCTTTAAAGTCCACCTAATAATTGCAAATCCTAGAGAAAGTGAACGTGGGCAGAAGCTTAAAGCAAGAAGTGTAATAATGCAAAGTCTTAAATGTACAGCTATAGTATGACtttgtttttattgcagcaaTTGACTGTTATTGTAGTATGAAGAGCTTGGCATACATGAAACTCAGATCTAAGTGAAGCAAAAATACTGTCTGACTTGTAAATGTGTAACTAGTCTTTCAAGTGGTTTTCTCTCCAGCCCTTATGGCATGGATGGTGTTAGAGAGGTTCCTTAGATGGTGTTAGAGAGGTTCCTTAGATGGTGTTAGAGAGGTTCCTTAGATGGTGTTAGAGAGGTTCCTTAGATGGTGTTAGAAAGGTTCCTTAGATGGTGTTAGAGAGGTTCCTTAGATGGTTAGAGAGGTTCCTTAGATGGTGTTAGAGAGGTTCCTTAGATGGTGTTAGAGAGGTTCCTTAGATGGTGTTAGAAAGGTTCCTTAGATGGTGTTAGAGAGGTTCCTTAGATGGTGTTAGAGAGGTTGCTTAGATGGTGTTAGAGAGGTTGCTTAGATGGTGTTAGAGAGGTTCCTTAGATGGTGTTAGAGAGGTTCCTTAGATGGTGTTAGAGAGGTCCCTTAGATGGTGTTAGAGAGGTTCCTTCAAGAACCTCTCAGAGAagtgggccccccccccccagtgattgcgccctaggcggttgcctaccccttggcccggcctcAACAGTGGACAATTAACCCGTGTAATGATATTTCAATTTATAAAATGAATTGcccttttcgctgtaataataaaacatagccaatgatgggtgaataaatgcaGCCAATTCCTGCATTTTGCCACTAGCTAATAAATTCATGACTCAAAAATTCAccggcttcaaaaaaatttggacgcatgACGGAAAATTAGattgcgtcaaaactgtt
This Xenopus laevis strain J_2021 chromosome 8S, Xenopus_laevis_v10.1, whole genome shotgun sequence DNA region includes the following protein-coding sequences:
- the LOC121397678 gene encoding uncharacterized protein LOC121397678, with amino-acid sequence MSAPGSSNRQAVGLAPTDRERIMSWIQTARPEELSRMMQQTGIALHTNEDVEEAATPDSEDAPSPLGRPTVKRKLALKCSTQRYAAKTKKAAIKTVNSRNAWPAMSPPMASTSQAVQGEFFQPTESSGMFNKTLPVMSSPPLFSFQQAPSDTGSVSREQPGPSIQQAGDIQKIWILGHSYVHWAELRAQIRKGAANLYLSDKKYKVIWNGIRGMRWEKLFQTLTVMLKTWGYPKVIVIHLGGNDIGFIKTIQLIKSIKQDLCQISLFMPDVYLIWSEIVPRLCWQSQLLKPLEKCRRKINHSIAKFAGKLNITVYRHHELENGFEGLFREDKVHLSEIGLDIFNVGLQNAVEKALFCGGGPSPS